In Pelecanus crispus isolate bPelCri1 chromosome Z, bPelCri1.pri, whole genome shotgun sequence, the following are encoded in one genomic region:
- the PELO gene encoding protein pelota homolog, protein MKLVRKDLEKDNAGQVTLIPEEPEDMWHTYNLLQVGDSLRASTIRKVQTESATGSVGSNRIRTTLTLCVEAIDFDSQACQLRVKGTNIQENEYVKMGAYHTIELEPNRQFTLAKKQWDSVVLERIEQACDPAWSADVAAVVMQEGLAHVCLVTPSMTLTRAKVEVNIPRKRKGNCSQHDRALERFYEQVVQAIQRHINFEVVKCVLVASPGFVREQFCDYMFQQAVKSDNKLLLENRSKFLQVHSSSGHKYALKEALCDPAVTSRLSDTKAAGEVKALDDFYKMLQHEPDRAFYGLKHVEKANEAMAIDTLLISDELFRHQDVATRARYVKLVDSVRENMGTVRIFSSLHVSGEQLGQLTGVAAILRFPVAELSDQEDESSSEED, encoded by the exons ATGAAGCTGGTGAGGAAAGACCTGGAGAAGGATAATGCGGGGCAGGTCACGCTGATCCCCGAGGAGCCTGAGGACATGTGGCACACCTACAACCTGCTGCAGGTGGGTGACAGCCTGCGGGCCTCCACCATCCGGAAGGTGCAGACCGAGTCGGCCAcgggcagcgtgggcagcaACCGCATCCGCACCACCCTCACCCTCTGCGTGGAGGCCATCGACTTTGACTCACAGGCCTGCCAGCTGCGGGTCAAGGGCACTAACATCCAAGAGAATGAGTATGTCAAGATGGGGGCCTACCACACCATCGAGCTGGAGCCCAACCGGCAGTTCACACTGGCAAAGAAGCAGTGGGACAGCGTGGTGCTGGAGCGCATCGAGCAGGCCTGCGACCCAGCTTGGAGCGCCGATGTGGCAGCCGTGGTCATGCAGGAAGGGCTGGCTCACGTCTGCCTGGTCACTCCAAGCATGACGCTTACCCGTGCCAAGGTGGAGGTGAACATCCCCCGCAAGCGGAAAGGTAACTGCAGTCAGCACGACCGGGCCCTGGAGAGGTTTTACGAGCAGGTGGTGCAAGCCATCCAGCGGCATATCAACTTTGAGGTGGTGAAGTGTGTACTGGTGGCTAGCCCAGGCTTCGTAAGGGAGCAGTTCTGTGACTACATGTTCCAGCAGGCAGTCAAGAGTGACAACAAGCTTCTGCTGGAGAACAGGTCCAAGTTCCTACAG GTCCACTCTTCTTCAGGACATAAATACGCATTGAAGGAAGCCCTCTGCGACCCAGCTGTAACCAGCCGTCTCTCTGATACTAAAGCAGCTGGTGAAGTCAAAGCCTTAGATGACTTCTATAAAATGCTGCAGCATGAGCCTGACCGGGCTTTTTATGGTCTAAAACATGTGGAGAAGGCCAATGAAGCCATGGCCATCGATACCTTGCTGATCAGTGATGAGCTTTTCCGACACCAGGATGTGGCTACACGTGCCCGATATGTTAAATTGGTAGATAGCGTACGGGAGAACATGGGCACAGTACGCATTTTCTCCAGCCTTCATGTGTCTGGAGAACAGCTTGGCCAGCTGACAGGGGTGGCAGCCATCCTGCGCTTTCCTGTTGCTGAGCTCTCCGACCAGGAAGATGAATCTAGCTCTGAAGAGGACTGA